Proteins from a genomic interval of Streptococcus oralis:
- a CDS encoding GTP pyrophosphokinase, with protein MTIEWEEFLDPYIQAVGELKIKLRGIRKQYRKQNKHSPIEFVTGRVKPIESIKEKMARRGITYATLENDLQDIAGLRVMVQFVDDVEEVVAILRKRQDMRVVQERDYITHRKASGYRSYHVVVEYTVDTINGAKTILAEIQIRTLAMNFWATIEHSLNYKYQGDFPEDIKERLEITAKIAHQLDEEMGKIRDDIQEAQALFDPLSRKLNDGVGNSDDTDEEYR; from the coding sequence ATGACCATAGAATGGGAAGAATTTTTAGATCCTTACATTCAGGCTGTAGGTGAGTTGAAGATTAAACTTCGTGGGATTCGCAAACAGTATCGTAAGCAAAACAAGCATTCTCCGATTGAGTTTGTAACGGGTCGTGTCAAACCGATTGAAAGTATTAAAGAAAAGATGGCTCGTCGAGGTATTACTTATGCAACTCTGGAAAATGACTTGCAAGATATCGCAGGGCTACGTGTTATGGTTCAGTTTGTTGATGACGTGGAAGAAGTTGTTGCAATACTACGTAAACGTCAGGATATGAGAGTCGTTCAGGAACGGGATTATATCACCCATCGTAAGGCTTCAGGTTATCGTTCTTATCACGTTGTTGTCGAATATACCGTTGACACGATAAATGGGGCTAAGACCATCCTCGCCGAGATTCAAATACGGACTTTGGCTATGAACTTTTGGGCTACTATTGAGCATTCGCTCAATTATAAGTACCAGGGAGATTTTCCAGAGGATATAAAAGAAAGACTGGAAATCACTGCCAAAATTGCTCATCAGCTAGATGAAGAAATGGGTAAGATTCGAGATGACATTCAGGAAGCTCAGGCTCTCTTTGATCCTTTGAGTAGAAAACTTAACGATGGTGTAGGAAATAGTGACGATACAGATGAAGAATACAGGTAA
- a CDS encoding ribose-phosphate diphosphokinase, which yields MSDRNNMKLFTLNSNPEIAQKIADTVGVPLGKLSSRQFSDGEIQVNIEESVRGYDVYIIQSTSYPVSNHLMELLIMVDACVRASAHSINVVLPYFGYARQDRIASSREPLTAKLVANMLVKAGVSRVLTLDLHAVQVQGFFDIPVDNLYTVPLFAKHYCDKGLLGSDVVVVSPKNSGVKRARSLAEYLDAPIAIIDYAQDDSDRNEGYIIGDVEGKKAILIDDILNTGRTFSEAAKIVEREGATEIYAVSSHGLFVEGAADLLDATNIKEILVTDSVATKERTPENVCYITASELIGDAIVRIHERKPVSPLFAYNKKK from the coding sequence ATGTCAGATAGAAACAACATGAAACTTTTCACCCTAAACTCTAACCCAGAAATCGCTCAAAAGATTGCGGATACAGTTGGTGTACCTCTCGGAAAATTATCCTCTCGTCAATTTTCTGACGGAGAAATCCAAGTCAACATCGAAGAAAGTGTCCGTGGTTACGATGTTTACATCATCCAGTCAACCAGCTACCCCGTTAGCAACCACTTGATGGAATTATTAATCATGGTTGATGCTTGTGTTCGTGCAAGTGCTCACAGTATCAACGTTGTCCTTCCTTACTTTGGTTATGCTCGTCAGGATCGTATCGCTTCTTCTCGCGAACCCCTCACTGCAAAATTGGTTGCCAATATGCTTGTCAAGGCTGGTGTAAGCCGTGTTCTAACGCTTGACCTCCACGCTGTTCAAGTTCAAGGTTTCTTTGACATTCCTGTAGACAATCTTTATACTGTTCCTCTATTTGCTAAGCACTACTGTGATAAAGGACTTCTTGGCTCTGATGTTGTTGTTGTTAGTCCAAAGAACTCTGGTGTTAAACGTGCTCGTAGTTTGGCCGAATACCTTGATGCCCCTATCGCTATCATTGACTACGCCCAAGACGATTCTGATCGTAACGAAGGCTATATCATTGGGGATGTTGAAGGCAAGAAGGCTATCTTAATTGACGATATCCTAAATACTGGTCGTACTTTCTCTGAAGCAGCCAAAATCGTTGAACGTGAAGGTGCAACTGAAATTTATGCAGTATCTAGTCACGGTTTATTTGTTGAAGGTGCAGCAGACCTCCTTGATGCTACAAACATCAAAGAAATCCTTGTGACAGACTCCGTTGCAACCAAAGAAAGAACTCCAGAAAATGTATGTTACATTACTGCTAGCGAGTTAATCGGAGATGCTATCGTCCGCATCCATGAAAGAAAACCAGTCAGCCCACTCTTTGCTTACAACAAAAAGAAATAA
- the radC gene encoding RadC family protein — protein sequence MYSISFQEDSLLPRERLVKEGVEALSNQELLAILLRTGTRQANVFEIAQKVLDSLNSLTDLKKMTLQELQSLSGIGRIKAIELQAVIELGHRINKHETLEMESILSSQKLAKKMQQELGDKKQEHLVALYLNTQNQIIHQQTIFIGSATRSIAEPREILHYALKHMATSVILVHNHPSGAVSPSRNDNHVTKLVKEACELMGIVFLDHLIVSHSDYFSYRENTDLI from the coding sequence ATGTACAGTATTTCATTCCAAGAAGATTCACTCTTGCCTAGAGAAAGACTAGTTAAAGAAGGAGTAGAGGCTCTGAGCAATCAAGAATTACTAGCTATTCTGCTCAGAACTGGAACTCGTCAGGCTAATGTATTTGAAATTGCTCAGAAAGTCTTGGATAGTCTTAACAGTCTAACTGATTTAAAGAAAATGACCCTGCAGGAATTGCAGAGTCTGTCTGGTATAGGGCGAATAAAAGCCATTGAACTACAAGCGGTGATTGAACTGGGACATCGCATTAACAAACATGAAACCCTTGAAATGGAAAGTATTCTCAGTAGTCAAAAGCTAGCCAAGAAAATGCAACAGGAACTTGGAGACAAGAAACAAGAGCACCTAGTGGCGCTCTATCTCAATACTCAAAATCAAATCATTCATCAGCAGACCATTTTTATCGGCTCTGCGACACGCAGTATCGCTGAACCGAGAGAAATCCTTCACTATGCTTTGAAGCATATGGCAACCTCGGTGATTCTCGTTCACAATCATCCATCTGGTGCTGTATCTCCTAGTCGAAATGACAATCATGTCACTAAGCTAGTCAAGGAAGCTTGCGAACTGATGGGAATCGTTTTCTTGGATCATCTGATTGTCTCGCACTCGGATTACTTTAGTTACCGTGAAAATACGGATCTAATCTAG
- a CDS encoding DUF1831 domain-containing protein: MAFEKTIKLQNCRYDYTLSPSVKKFTLKDNTFFETKVGNFELTRLLEKVPNSGEGFKLKIIINKDLTGAKLNITDKSGLRLVNIFKSEEHHIHQEKFYFLMDSLVERGIFTKEER; encoded by the coding sequence ATGGCATTCGAAAAAACCATTAAACTACAAAACTGTCGCTACGACTACACACTTAGCCCATCTGTCAAAAAATTCACACTCAAAGACAATACTTTCTTTGAAACAAAAGTTGGAAACTTCGAACTGACTCGTCTGCTTGAGAAAGTACCTAACAGCGGTGAAGGATTCAAGCTAAAAATCATCATCAACAAAGACCTTACAGGTGCTAAACTCAATATCACTGACAAGTCAGGCCTTCGTTTGGTGAATATTTTTAAATCTGAAGAACACCATATCCACCAAGAGAAATTCTACTTCCTCATGGACAGTCTTGTAGAACGCGGAATCTTCACAAAAGAAGAAAGATAG
- a CDS encoding redox-sensing transcriptional repressor Rex yields MKDKQSAIPKATAKRLSLYYRIFKRFHAEKIERANSKQIAEAIGIDSATVRRDFSYFGELGRRGFGYDVKKLMTFFADLLNDNSITNVMLVGIGNMGHALLHYRFHERNKMKIIMAFDLDDHPEVGTQTPDGIPIYGISQIKEKIKEADVKTAILTVPSVKSQEVANLLVDAGIKGILSFSPVHLHLPKDVVVQYVDLTSELQTLLYFMRKED; encoded by the coding sequence GTGAAAGATAAACAGTCTGCTATTCCAAAAGCAACAGCAAAAAGACTCTCTCTCTACTATCGAATTTTCAAGAGATTTCATGCCGAGAAAATCGAACGTGCCAACTCCAAGCAAATTGCAGAGGCTATCGGTATCGATTCTGCGACTGTTCGTCGTGATTTTTCCTATTTTGGTGAACTAGGTCGTCGTGGTTTTGGTTATGATGTTAAAAAACTGATGACTTTTTTTGCTGACCTCCTAAATGACAACTCCATTACCAATGTTATGTTGGTTGGGATTGGGAATATGGGGCATGCCCTTCTCCACTATCGCTTCCATGAGCGTAACAAGATGAAAATCATCATGGCATTTGACCTAGATGACCATCCAGAAGTCGGGACCCAGACACCTGATGGAATTCCAATCTATGGTATCTCACAGATTAAAGAAAAAATCAAAGAAGCAGATGTCAAAACTGCTATCCTAACTGTTCCAAGTGTTAAATCACAAGAAGTTGCCAATCTTTTGGTCGATGCAGGTATAAAAGGTATTCTCAGCTTTTCCCCTGTTCACCTTCACCTCCCAAAAGATGTGGTCGTTCAGTATGTCGATTTGACAAGCGAACTCCAAACCCTCCTCTATTTTATGCGTAAAGAGGATTAG
- a CDS encoding formate--tetrahydrofolate ligase has protein sequence MKTDIEIAQSIELKPIVDVVEKLGISYDDLELYGKYKAKLSFDKIRAVENNPVGKLILVTAINPTPAGEGKSTITIGLADALNKIGKKTMIAIREPSLGPVMGIKGGAAGGGYAQVLPMEDINLHFTGDMHAITTANNALSALIDNHLHQGNELGIDQRRILWKRVVDLNDRALRHVTVGLGGPLNGIPREDGFDITVASEIMAILCLATDIEDLKRRLANIVIGYRYDRTPVTVGDLQVEGALALILKDAIKPNLVQTIYGTPAFVHGGPFANIAHGCNSVLATTTALHLADYTVTEAGFGADLGAEKFLDIKTPNLPTSPDAVVIVATLRALKMNGGVAKDALTEENVEAVRAGFANLKRHVENIRKFGIPAVVAINEFVSDTEAEIAALKELCASIDVPVELASVWADGAEGGVALAETLVKTISENPANYKRLYDNDLSVQEKIEKIVTEIYRGSKVNFEKKAQTQIAQIVQNGWDKLPICMAKTQYSFSDNPNALGAPENFEITIRELVPKLGAGFIVALTGDVMTMPGLPKRPAALNMDVDSDGTVLGLF, from the coding sequence ATGAAAACAGATATTGAAATCGCACAGAGCATTGAGTTAAAGCCAATCGTGGATGTTGTGGAGAAACTTGGGATTTCTTACGATGATTTGGAGTTGTACGGAAAATACAAGGCTAAGCTTAGTTTTGATAAAATTCGTGCGGTTGAGAACAATCCAGTTGGGAAATTGATCTTGGTTACTGCCATCAACCCAACACCTGCTGGTGAAGGGAAGTCAACCATTACTATTGGTCTTGCAGATGCCTTAAACAAAATCGGCAAGAAAACCATGATTGCTATCCGCGAACCGTCTCTTGGACCAGTAATGGGGATTAAGGGTGGTGCCGCTGGTGGTGGTTATGCGCAAGTGTTGCCAATGGAAGACATCAACCTCCACTTTACTGGAGACATGCATGCTATCACAACTGCCAACAATGCTCTTTCTGCCTTGATTGACAATCACTTGCACCAAGGAAATGAGTTGGGAATTGACCAACGTCGTATTCTCTGGAAACGTGTTGTGGACTTGAACGACCGCGCACTTCGTCATGTGACCGTTGGACTTGGTGGCCCTCTAAATGGTATTCCTCGTGAGGATGGTTTTGATATTACAGTTGCTTCTGAAATCATGGCGATTCTTTGCTTGGCAACAGACATTGAGGACTTGAAACGCCGTTTGGCGAATATCGTTATCGGTTATCGTTATGACCGTACACCAGTTACTGTTGGTGATTTACAGGTTGAGGGAGCTTTAGCATTGATTTTGAAGGATGCTATTAAGCCAAATCTCGTTCAGACAATTTACGGTACACCTGCCTTTGTACACGGTGGTCCATTTGCCAATATCGCTCATGGATGTAACTCTGTCTTGGCAACAACAACAGCCCTTCACTTGGCTGATTATACAGTCACTGAAGCTGGTTTTGGTGCGGACCTTGGTGCCGAGAAATTCCTTGATATCAAGACACCAAACTTGCCAACTTCTCCAGATGCAGTAGTCATCGTCGCAACCCTTCGTGCCCTTAAGATGAATGGTGGCGTTGCTAAAGACGCTCTTACAGAGGAAAATGTGGAGGCGGTCCGCGCAGGTTTTGCTAACTTGAAACGCCACGTTGAAAATATTCGTAAGTTTGGTATTCCAGCAGTTGTTGCGATTAATGAATTTGTCTCTGATACAGAAGCTGAAATCGCAGCCTTGAAGGAACTTTGTGCCTCAATCGATGTTCCAGTTGAGTTGGCTAGTGTCTGGGCTGATGGCGCAGAAGGAGGAGTAGCGCTTGCCGAAACGCTTGTCAAGACTATCTCTGAAAATCCAGCAAACTATAAACGTCTTTACGACAACGACCTTTCTGTTCAAGAAAAGATTGAAAAGATTGTCACTGAAATCTACCGTGGTAGCAAAGTGAACTTTGAGAAGAAAGCTCAAACGCAAATCGCTCAAATCGTTCAAAACGGATGGGATAAATTGCCAATCTGTATGGCTAAAACTCAGTACAGTTTTTCTGACAATCCAAATGCACTTGGAGCTCCAGAAAACTTTGAAATTACCATTCGTGAGTTAGTACCAAAATTGGGTGCAGGCTTTATCGTTGCCTTAACAGGTGATGTCATGACCATGCCAGGACTTCCAAAACGTCCAGCCGCTCTCAATATGGATGTTGATAGTGACGGAACCGTTCTAGGATTGTTCTAA
- a CDS encoding NAD kinase, which translates to MKNTGKRVDLIANRKPQSQKVLHKLREKLKKQHFIINDTNPDIVISIGGDGMLLSAFHKYENQLDKVRFVGVHTGHLGFYTDYRDFELDQLVTNLQLDSGAKVSYPVLNVKVTLENGDVKTFRALNEASIRRSDRTMVADIIINHVPFERFRGDGVTVSTPTGSTAYNKSLGGAVLHPTIEALQLTEIASLNNRVYRTLGSSIIVPKKDKIELLPTRNDYHTLSVDNSIYSFRNIERIEYQIDHHKIHFVATPSHTSFWNRVKDAFIGEVDE; encoded by the coding sequence ATGAAGAATACAGGTAAGCGAGTTGACCTCATAGCTAATAGAAAGCCGCAGAGTCAGAAAGTTTTACATAAACTGAGGGAAAAACTCAAAAAACAGCATTTTATAATTAATGACACAAATCCAGACATCGTCATTTCGATTGGCGGAGATGGGATGCTTTTGTCTGCTTTTCACAAGTACGAAAATCAGTTAGACAAGGTTCGATTTGTTGGCGTCCATACTGGACATTTAGGCTTTTACACGGATTATCGTGACTTTGAGTTGGACCAGCTGGTTACCAATCTCCAACTGGATTCTGGAGCCAAGGTTTCTTACCCAGTCTTGAATGTCAAAGTGACACTTGAAAATGGAGATGTGAAAACCTTCCGTGCTTTAAATGAAGCGAGCATCCGTCGGTCAGATCGCACCATGGTTGCAGATATCATCATTAACCATGTTCCATTCGAGCGCTTTCGTGGAGATGGTGTGACTGTCTCAACGCCGACTGGAAGCACTGCCTATAACAAATCCTTGGGAGGAGCGGTTTTGCACCCTACCATTGAAGCCTTGCAACTGACTGAAATTGCGAGCCTCAACAACCGGGTTTATCGGACTCTAGGATCTTCAATCATCGTTCCGAAGAAAGATAAAATCGAGCTATTACCGACTCGTAATGACTATCACACCCTTTCGGTTGACAATAGTATCTATTCTTTCCGAAATATAGAAAGGATTGAGTACCAAATCGACCATCACAAGATTCACTTCGTAGCGACACCAAGTCACACTAGTTTCTGGAATCGTGTCAAAGATGCCTTCATCGGCGAGGTGGACGAATGA
- a CDS encoding cysteine desulfurase family protein, producing MIYLDNAATTPMSAVAISEMTKVMQETHGNPSSIHSHGRQAGKLLREARQDLAHLLGTKPQHIFFTSGGTESNNTAIIGYCLRHQKNGKHIITTAIEHHSVLETIDYLVQHFGFEATIIQPVNQEITAQQIQEALRDDTILVSTMYANNETGSLLPIAEIGRVLKEHPAAYHVDAVQAIGKLPIHPEELGIDFLSASAHKFHGPKGVGFLYASAGDFDSYLHGGDQEQKKRAGTENLAAIVGMVAALKEDLEQQAEHYQKLEGLKSAFLDEIADLEYYLNESQHQLPYVVNIGFPGQKNDLLLLQLDLEGISISTGSACTAGVVQTSHVLEAFYGPDSHRLKESVRISLSPLNTEEELKQLAQTLKNIIGD from the coding sequence TTGATTTATTTGGACAATGCTGCAACGACTCCTATGTCAGCAGTTGCTATTTCAGAAATGACCAAGGTCATGCAAGAAACCCATGGTAATCCTTCTAGTATTCATAGTCATGGTCGACAGGCTGGCAAGCTCTTACGAGAAGCTCGTCAGGACTTAGCCCACTTACTAGGAACCAAACCTCAACATATCTTTTTCACATCTGGTGGTACAGAAAGCAACAATACAGCTATTATCGGCTATTGTCTCCGTCATCAAAAAAATGGAAAACATATCATCACGACAGCTATTGAACACCATTCTGTGCTTGAGACTATCGATTATCTGGTGCAACATTTTGGTTTTGAAGCGACCATCATCCAACCAGTAAATCAAGAAATAACTGCCCAGCAAATTCAAGAAGCCTTACGTGACGATACCATTCTCGTTTCCACTATGTATGCTAATAATGAAACGGGCAGTCTCTTACCTATCGCTGAGATTGGACGTGTTTTAAAAGAGCATCCTGCGGCTTATCATGTAGATGCTGTTCAAGCTATCGGGAAACTTCCTATCCATCCCGAGGAATTAGGAATTGATTTCCTCAGTGCTTCTGCCCACAAATTCCATGGACCAAAAGGAGTCGGCTTTCTTTACGCATCGGCTGGGGACTTTGACTCCTATCTTCATGGTGGTGATCAAGAACAAAAAAAACGGGCTGGAACAGAAAACCTCGCTGCCATTGTAGGCATGGTCGCCGCTCTCAAAGAGGACTTAGAGCAGCAAGCTGAACATTACCAAAAACTAGAGGGATTAAAATCTGCTTTTCTAGATGAGATTGCAGATCTAGAATACTATCTCAACGAAAGCCAACACCAGCTTCCTTATGTTGTCAACATTGGCTTTCCTGGTCAAAAAAATGATTTGCTCTTACTCCAGTTAGACCTTGAAGGAATTTCAATTTCTACCGGTTCAGCCTGTACTGCTGGTGTCGTGCAAACCAGTCATGTGCTTGAAGCATTTTATGGACCAGATTCACATCGTTTGAAAGAATCTGTCCGTATCAGTCTGTCTCCTCTTAACACTGAGGAAGAACTAAAACAACTCGCACAAACCTTAAAAAATATTATTGGAGATTAA
- a CDS encoding DUF4649 family protein has product MYRLTYKDSYQVERTLEFADYEELMLSLSGCVTLPDTLLISSLTLNDKVIYQGLVGDLYRFLSQTNFSD; this is encoded by the coding sequence ATGTATCGTCTCACATATAAAGATAGCTATCAAGTAGAACGCACACTTGAATTTGCCGATTACGAAGAGCTTATGCTATCACTATCAGGCTGTGTCACCCTGCCCGACACTCTCCTAATTAGCTCCTTAACACTGAATGATAAAGTTATTTATCAAGGATTAGTTGGCGATCTCTACCGTTTTTTATCACAAACTAATTTTTCAGATTAA
- a CDS encoding gamma-glutamyl-gamma-aminobutyrate hydrolase family protein — MKKPVIGITGNEKTHPDDDIMMSYAAKGFVEGVKDAGGIPIILPIGDQEMATHYISIIDKLILTGGQNVDPKYYGEPKAIDSDDYHLQRDIFELSLIREAIKQKKPIFSVCRGTQLFNVAMGGTLHQDIEDHWQDCSAEYTTQRLVTEPDTILREIYGEISHINSFHHQSIKDLAPNLKVVAHDPKDGIIEAVTTTDGLPYLGVQWHPEFLFENRPKDKTLFDYVVNEL, encoded by the coding sequence ATGAAAAAACCAGTTATTGGGATTACAGGAAATGAAAAAACTCATCCAGATGATGACATCATGATGAGCTATGCAGCAAAGGGCTTTGTTGAAGGAGTCAAGGACGCTGGCGGAATTCCAATCATCCTACCGATTGGTGATCAAGAAATGGCTACCCATTACATCAGTATCATTGATAAGCTCATCCTAACGGGTGGGCAAAATGTTGATCCAAAATACTATGGTGAACCAAAGGCTATTGATAGTGATGACTACCACCTTCAAAGAGATATTTTTGAATTATCCCTTATCAGAGAAGCGATCAAACAGAAGAAACCAATTTTCTCTGTTTGCCGTGGTACTCAGCTTTTCAATGTCGCTATGGGCGGTACGCTTCACCAAGATATCGAGGATCATTGGCAGGACTGTTCAGCCGAATACACGACTCAACGTCTCGTAACGGAACCTGATACCATTCTCCGAGAGATTTATGGAGAAATCTCACATATCAACTCCTTCCACCACCAGAGCATTAAAGATTTAGCTCCTAATCTTAAGGTTGTAGCACATGATCCTAAAGATGGAATAATTGAGGCCGTGACAACTACGGACGGTCTTCCTTATCTTGGTGTTCAATGGCATCCTGAATTTCTCTTTGAAAATCGCCCCAAAGATAAAACATTGTTTGACTATGTTGTTAATGAACTCTAG
- the pcrA gene encoding DNA helicase PcrA — protein sequence MNALLNGMNDRQAEAVQTTEGPLLIMAGAGSGKTRVLTHRIAYLIDEKMVNPWNILAITFTNKAAREMKERAYGLNPATQDCLIATFHSMCVRILRRDADHIGYNRNFTIVDPGEQRTLMKRILKQLNLDPKKWNERTILGTISNAKNDLIDDVAYAAQAGDMYTQIVAQCYTAYQKELRQSESVDFDDLIMLTLRLFDQNPDVLTYYQQKFQYIHVDEYQDTNHAQYQLVKLLASRFKNVCVVGDADQSIYGWRGADMQNILDFEKDYPNAKVVLLEENYRSTKTILQAANDVIKNNKNRRPKNLWTQNADGEQIVYYRANDEQDEAVFVAKTIDELGRSQNFLHKDFAVLYRTNAQSRTIEEALLKSNIPYTMVGGTKFYSRKEIRDIIAYLNLIANLSDNISFERIINEPKRGIGPGTVEKIRDFANLQEMSMLDASANIMLSGIKGKAAQSIWDFANMILGLREQLDQLTITELVEAVLEKTGYVDILNTQATLESKARVENIEEFLSVTKNFDVNPDSQEEEKGLDKLSRFLNDLALIADTDSGSQETSEVTLMTLHAAKGLEFPVVFIIGMEENVFPLSRAAEDPDELEEERRLAYVGITRAEKILYLTNANSRLLFGRTNYNRPTRFINEISSDLLEYQGLARSANTSFKASYSSGGISFGQGMSLAQALQERKRNAAPSSIQSSTLPFGQFVAGSKKDSTSTSWSIGDIALHKKWGEGTVLEVSGSGATQELKINFPEVGLKKLLASVAPIEKKI from the coding sequence ATGAACGCATTATTGAATGGAATGAATGACCGTCAGGCTGAGGCGGTGCAAACGACAGAAGGTCCCTTATTGATCATGGCGGGGGCTGGTTCTGGAAAGACTCGTGTTTTAACTCACAGAATCGCCTACTTGATTGATGAAAAGATGGTTAATCCTTGGAATATCTTGGCCATTACCTTTACCAATAAGGCTGCGCGTGAGATGAAGGAGCGTGCCTATGGGCTCAATCCAGCAACTCAGGACTGTCTGATTGCGACCTTTCACTCCATGTGTGTTCGTATTCTGCGTCGTGATGCAGATCATATCGGTTACAATCGTAATTTCACCATTGTAGATCCTGGTGAACAACGTACCCTTATGAAACGCATTCTCAAGCAGTTAAACTTGGATCCTAAAAAATGGAATGAACGGACCATTTTGGGAACCATTTCTAATGCTAAGAATGACCTGATTGATGATGTGGCTTATGCTGCCCAAGCTGGTGATATGTACACACAAATCGTGGCTCAGTGTTATACAGCTTATCAGAAGGAGCTTCGCCAGTCTGAGTCTGTTGATTTTGATGATTTGATTATGCTGACCTTGCGTCTCTTTGATCAGAATCCTGACGTCTTGACCTACTATCAGCAGAAGTTCCAGTACATTCACGTTGATGAGTACCAAGATACCAACCATGCCCAGTACCAACTAGTCAAACTTTTGGCTTCACGCTTTAAAAATGTCTGCGTGGTCGGGGATGCAGACCAATCTATCTACGGTTGGCGTGGGGCTGATATGCAGAATATTTTGGATTTCGAGAAAGATTACCCTAACGCCAAGGTTGTTTTGCTGGAGGAGAATTACCGTTCAACTAAAACCATTCTGCAAGCTGCCAATGATGTCATAAAAAACAATAAAAATCGCCGCCCTAAGAATCTCTGGACCCAGAATGCGGATGGGGAGCAAATCGTCTACTACAGAGCCAACGACGAACAAGATGAGGCTGTTTTTGTAGCCAAAACCATAGATGAACTTGGTCGCAGCCAAAACTTCCTCCACAAGGATTTTGCAGTTCTTTATCGGACTAATGCGCAATCCCGTACTATTGAGGAAGCCCTGCTCAAGTCCAATATTCCTTATACTATGGTTGGAGGGACCAAGTTCTACAGCCGTAAGGAAATTCGCGATATTATCGCTTATCTTAACCTCATTGCAAATTTGAGTGACAATATCAGTTTTGAGCGTATTATCAACGAGCCTAAACGCGGAATTGGGCCAGGTACTGTTGAGAAAATTCGCGACTTTGCTAACCTACAAGAGATGTCCATGCTAGACGCTTCAGCCAATATCATGCTGTCTGGCATCAAAGGAAAAGCAGCCCAGTCTATCTGGGACTTTGCCAATATGATTCTGGGTTTGCGGGAACAACTGGACCAATTAACCATCACCGAGCTGGTGGAGGCTGTTCTAGAAAAAACAGGTTATGTCGATATTCTTAATACTCAGGCAACCTTGGAAAGCAAGGCACGGGTTGAAAATATCGAAGAGTTCCTATCTGTTACCAAGAACTTTGATGTCAATCCTGATAGTCAAGAAGAGGAAAAAGGTTTGGACAAACTCAGTCGTTTCTTGAATGACTTGGCTTTGATTGCAGACACAGATTCAGGCAGTCAGGAGACATCAGAAGTGACCTTGATGACCTTGCACGCTGCTAAGGGACTCGAGTTCCCAGTTGTCTTTATTATCGGGATGGAGGAGAATGTCTTTCCGCTTAGCCGCGCAGCTGAGGATCCTGATGAACTGGAAGAAGAACGCCGTTTGGCCTATGTAGGTATCACGCGCGCAGAAAAGATCCTCTATCTGACCAATGCCAACTCACGCTTGCTTTTTGGGCGTACCAACTATAATCGCCCAACCCGTTTTATCAATGAAATCAGTTCGGACTTGCTTGAGTATCAAGGTCTGGCTCGTTCAGCTAATACCAGTTTCAAGGCTTCATATAGCAGTGGTGGGATTTCTTTCGGTCAAGGTATGAGCTTAGCTCAGGCCCTTCAAGAACGGAAACGTAATGCCGCACCAAGCTCTATCCAGTCAAGCACTCTCCCATTTGGACAGTTTGTAGCCGGAAGTAAAAAAGATTCGACTAGTACAAGTTGGTCTATTGGAGATATTGCACTTCACAAAAAGTGGGGTGAAGGAACAGTCCTTGAAGTGTCGGGTAGTGGCGCTACTCAGGAATTAAAAATCAATTTCCCAGAAGTGGGTCTGAAAAAACTCCTAGCCAGTGTAGCTCCAATTGAGAAAAAAATCTAA
- a CDS encoding CYTH domain-containing protein: protein MKHLEIELKTLLKKEDYDHLKKQFAHIAPVHQKNYYIDTPDFQLREKKVAMRIRTFADWAELTLKVPQTVGNMEYNQKLTLPEAESYLEKQKLPQGLVLEKLAKIGIESHDWLVLGCLSTQRYEMKTEIGLMALDESRYFGQTDYELELEVTDHEKGKADFRKFLDENHITYQKAPSKLIRFIKSMKKS from the coding sequence ATGAAACATTTAGAAATTGAACTGAAAACACTACTGAAAAAAGAGGATTACGATCATTTAAAAAAACAATTTGCCCATATAGCACCTGTTCATCAAAAAAACTACTACATTGACACACCTGATTTTCAATTGCGTGAAAAGAAGGTTGCCATGCGCATTCGCACTTTTGCAGATTGGGCGGAATTGACCTTGAAAGTGCCTCAAACTGTAGGAAATATGGAATACAACCAGAAACTAACTCTTCCAGAAGCTGAGTCGTACCTAGAAAAACAAAAACTACCTCAAGGGCTCGTTCTAGAAAAGCTCGCTAAGATTGGTATTGAAAGTCATGACTGGCTTGTTCTAGGCTGCCTTTCCACTCAACGTTATGAAATGAAAACCGAGATTGGCTTAATGGCCTTAGATGAAAGTCGATACTTTGGCCAGACGGACTATGAACTCGAGCTTGAAGTCACAGACCATGAAAAAGGGAAAGCCGATTTTCGGAAATTTTTAGATGAAAATCACATAACTTATCAGAAAGCTCCTTCAAAATTAATTCGTTTTATTAAAAGCATGAAAAAAAGCTGA